From Lysinibacillus sp. SGAir0095, the proteins below share one genomic window:
- a CDS encoding lipopolysaccharide assembly protein LapB, giving the protein MTNTANELIQAIQNGELQQINNLLETFLLNEQADVQYEIADLLLQYGFLNEADRVFEHLQFLFPDEPQVAIDRASVLIELGEEDEALQLLMSIDSEAPEYPQSLLLLADYYQMQGLYEVAEQRITEALDLLPNEPLLQFAKAELLFETGRFTEAARIYEELHAKEKEIAGILLSSRLAEVYRAGGGYETALDYYMEALEESVTPDLLFGSAYAAFQSEKYELATKQLEDLKELDPDYFSAYLLLAESYAMMEDNKRALKTIEEGIQRDEYEKSFYLFAGKMAIKNSLPDEATNYLQQAIALDPEYMEAILVLISIYANQERYEEIIELYENLKNNDFDWSALYPFVADAYAKNEQYERACEIYKVAYNDFKDEPSFLEKYCYFLIEEGKREEARSIVNRLIALEPTEQQWLDLLYTLE; this is encoded by the coding sequence TTGACAAATACAGCGAATGAATTGATACAAGCCATTCAAAATGGAGAACTGCAACAAATTAATAATTTATTAGAAACATTTTTATTAAATGAACAAGCTGATGTACAATATGAAATTGCTGATTTACTGCTGCAATATGGATTTTTAAATGAAGCAGATCGCGTGTTTGAACATCTACAATTTTTATTTCCAGATGAACCTCAGGTAGCTATTGACCGTGCCTCAGTCTTAATTGAATTAGGTGAAGAGGATGAGGCACTACAATTACTCATGAGCATTGATTCAGAAGCGCCAGAATATCCTCAAAGTCTACTACTGCTAGCAGATTATTATCAGATGCAAGGGTTATATGAAGTGGCTGAACAACGAATAACAGAAGCGTTAGATTTACTGCCAAATGAGCCATTATTGCAATTTGCCAAAGCTGAGCTGCTATTTGAAACTGGACGCTTTACTGAAGCCGCTCGCATCTATGAAGAATTACATGCCAAAGAAAAAGAAATCGCAGGGATTCTATTATCTTCAAGGCTCGCTGAAGTTTATCGTGCTGGCGGTGGATATGAAACAGCACTAGATTACTATATGGAAGCGTTAGAGGAGTCTGTTACGCCTGATTTATTATTTGGTTCGGCCTATGCTGCTTTCCAATCTGAAAAATATGAATTGGCTACTAAACAACTAGAGGACTTAAAAGAATTAGATCCTGATTATTTTAGTGCTTACTTATTATTAGCGGAAAGCTATGCGATGATGGAGGATAACAAAAGAGCACTAAAGACCATTGAAGAAGGTATTCAACGTGATGAGTATGAAAAGTCATTCTATTTATTTGCAGGCAAGATGGCAATAAAGAACAGTTTACCAGATGAGGCAACGAACTACTTACAACAAGCGATTGCGCTCGACCCTGAGTATATGGAAGCTATTTTAGTGCTGATTTCAATCTATGCAAATCAAGAACGATACGAAGAAATTATCGAGTTGTATGAAAATTTAAAAAATAATGATTTCGACTGGAGCGCTCTATATCCCTTTGTTGCGGATGCATATGCCAAGAATGAGCAGTATGAACGTGCATGCGAAATTTATAAGGTAGCATATAATGATTTTAAAGACGAACCATCGTTTTTAGAAAAATATTGTTATTTCTTGATAGAAGAAGGAAAAAGAGAGGAAGCACGAAGTATCGTTAATCGTTTAATTGCTTTGGAGCCTACAGAGCAACAATGGTTAGATCTTCTCTACACTCTTGAATAA
- a CDS encoding ReoY family proteolytic degradation factor, which produces MTSSIPIIDKKSFVRWFLKNYQLKRRECVWILNYLLSNDNLLENIHFVEEAHYCPRAIVMSSVDSTGVPFRFYKGNIMTSDAEKSFHDLRLHPNESMYIQLNFPNIPPSQQYLAVLEENPFMPKYLHISERDRLIAEEMLNNSLLAFQEEKLLKEIDDALDRGDKEKFYSLSNLLQALKQTTKNV; this is translated from the coding sequence GTGACTTCTTCCATTCCGATTATTGATAAAAAATCATTTGTTCGCTGGTTTCTTAAAAATTATCAATTAAAAAGAAGAGAATGTGTTTGGATACTGAATTATTTATTAAGCAACGACAATCTACTTGAAAATATTCACTTTGTAGAAGAAGCGCATTATTGTCCAAGGGCGATTGTAATGTCCTCTGTCGATTCAACTGGCGTACCATTTCGATTTTATAAAGGGAATATCATGACAAGTGATGCTGAAAAGTCTTTTCACGATTTAAGACTTCATCCAAATGAAAGCATGTATATCCAATTAAACTTTCCTAATATCCCACCTAGTCAGCAGTATTTAGCAGTTTTAGAGGAAAATCCATTCATGCCAAAGTATTTGCATATTAGTGAACGGGACCGACTGATTGCAGAAGAAATGTTAAATAATAGCTTATTAGCATTTCAGGAAGAAAAACTACTAAAAGAAATCGACGATGCTTTAGACAGGGGAGATAAGGAAAAGTTTTATTCGCTCTCCAATTTATTGCAGGCATTGAAACAAACTACCAAAAATGTATAG
- a CDS encoding YpiF family protein, translating to MFFNVKDVQQFQSQKDFIDTALVPLLSLDFKDEKIRQSSSAAEFLMSLTAFVEQQFKGRLMLVPPFSYTEQTKSDLAVSLLKKELQDAGFKHVLFITCDHAWTSSSEQIDVIWLPAIPIESMDQGVKKTILEEQLKQIIPILTSKWFQS from the coding sequence ATGTTTTTTAATGTAAAAGATGTACAACAATTTCAATCACAAAAGGATTTTATTGATACGGCGCTTGTACCACTGCTTTCACTGGATTTTAAAGATGAAAAAATCAGACAGAGTAGTTCTGCGGCAGAGTTTTTAATGTCCCTTACTGCTTTTGTAGAACAGCAATTTAAAGGTAGATTAATGCTTGTCCCTCCATTTTCTTATACCGAACAAACAAAATCTGATTTGGCAGTAAGCTTATTAAAGAAAGAATTGCAAGATGCAGGCTTTAAGCATGTTCTATTTATAACATGCGATCACGCTTGGACAAGTTCCAGTGAACAAATAGATGTAATTTGGTTACCAGCTATTCCTATCGAATCAATGGATCAAGGAGTTAAAAAAACAATACTAGAAGAACAGTTAAAACAGATCATTCCAATTTTAACTTCCAAATGGTTTCAAAGTTAG
- a CDS encoding ubiquinol-cytochrome c reductase iron-sulfur subunit, with the protein MSNNRVSRRQFLNYTLTGVGGFMAAGILMPMVRFAIDPALQTKADGDFVQTSQKVADLTEEPVKVDFSYEQVDAWYTSEVTDTAWVYKSGDSIVALSPVCKHLGCTVNWNSDTEHPNQFFCACHGGRYEKTGKNVPGTPPLGPLDEYEVSEQDGFLLLGKKIANTRG; encoded by the coding sequence ATGAGTAACAATCGAGTTTCTAGACGTCAATTTCTTAACTACACTTTAACTGGTGTTGGTGGATTTATGGCGGCGGGCATTTTAATGCCAATGGTTCGCTTTGCAATTGATCCAGCTTTACAAACAAAAGCTGATGGTGATTTTGTACAAACTAGCCAAAAAGTTGCAGATCTTACTGAGGAGCCTGTAAAAGTTGACTTTTCATATGAACAAGTTGATGCATGGTACACATCTGAAGTTACTGATACTGCTTGGGTTTATAAAAGTGGAGATTCAATCGTCGCATTATCACCAGTTTGTAAACACTTAGGCTGTACTGTTAACTGGAATAGTGATACGGAACACCCGAATCAATTCTTCTGTGCTTGCCATGGTGGACGTTACGAAAAAACTGGTAAAAACGTTCCGGGTACACCACCACTTGGTCCGCTAGATGAGTATGAAGTATCAGAACAAGATGGCTTTTTATTGCTTGGGAAAAAAATCGCAAATACTAGAGGTTAA
- the qcrB gene encoding menaquinol-cytochrome c reductase cytochrome b subunit: MLNKIYDWVDERLDITPIWRDIADHEVPEHVNPAHHFSAFVYCFGGLTFFITVIQILSGMFLTMYYVPDVENAWKSVYYLQNEVAFGEIVRGMHHWGASLVIVMMFLHTLRVFFTGSYKKPRELNWVVGVLIFCVMLGLGFTGYLLPWDMKALFATKVGIEIAASVPFIGELIKVLLAGDATIIGAQTLTRFFAIHVFFLPAALFALLAAHFIMIRRQGISGPL, translated from the coding sequence GTGCTAAATAAAATTTATGATTGGGTCGATGAACGACTGGATATCACACCTATCTGGCGTGATATTGCCGACCACGAAGTGCCAGAGCACGTTAACCCTGCACATCACTTCTCAGCATTTGTTTACTGTTTCGGTGGTTTAACATTCTTTATTACAGTTATCCAAATTTTATCGGGTATGTTCTTAACAATGTACTACGTGCCGGACGTAGAAAATGCTTGGAAATCAGTTTATTACTTACAAAACGAAGTAGCTTTTGGTGAAATCGTACGTGGTATGCACCACTGGGGAGCTTCATTAGTAATCGTAATGATGTTCTTACATACGCTTCGTGTGTTCTTCACAGGTTCTTATAAAAAGCCTCGTGAGTTAAACTGGGTTGTAGGAGTTTTAATTTTCTGTGTTATGTTAGGTCTAGGTTTCACAGGATATTTATTACCTTGGGATATGAAAGCGCTGTTCGCTACTAAAGTAGGTATTGAAATTGCAGCTTCTGTTCCGTTTATTGGTGAACTTATTAAAGTATTGCTGGCTGGGGATGCTACAATAATTGGTGCTCAAACGTTAACACGTTTCTTCGCAATTCATGTATTCTTCTTACCTGCAGCATTATTTGCATTACTTGCAGCTCACTTTATTATGATTCGTCGTCAAGGTATTTCCGGACCGCTTTGA
- a CDS encoding menaquinol-cytochrome c reductase cytochrome b/c subunit, with the protein MHRGKGMKFVGDSRVKANNRMVNMPKDYSEYPGKTEAFWPDFLLKEWMVGAVFLIGYLLLTVAHPSPLEGPADPTNASYIPLPDWYFLFLYQLLKYTFASGPYNVIGAIIMPGLAIGALMLMPFLDKGPERRPSKRPLPTAFMLLSLAAMIFLTWESVVNHDWEAAAKQGEIKEQVDVEIDETAEGYLIFTGEQGKSCIACHGADMQGGGAAPALVGNELTAEEVAEVIKNGRGAMPAGQFAGTDEELQVLAEFIASLKAEE; encoded by the coding sequence ATGCATCGCGGAAAAGGGATGAAATTCGTAGGTGATTCACGCGTTAAAGCGAATAACCGTATGGTGAATATGCCTAAAGATTATTCCGAGTATCCAGGTAAAACAGAAGCTTTCTGGCCTGACTTCTTATTAAAAGAATGGATGGTTGGTGCGGTTTTCTTAATTGGATATTTATTATTAACTGTCGCTCATCCTTCACCACTTGAAGGTCCGGCAGATCCAACTAATGCTTCATATATTCCATTACCAGACTGGTACTTCTTATTCTTGTACCAATTATTAAAATACACATTTGCATCAGGTCCATACAATGTAATCGGTGCGATTATTATGCCTGGTTTAGCGATTGGTGCATTAATGTTAATGCCGTTCTTAGACAAAGGTCCAGAACGTCGTCCATCAAAACGTCCATTACCAACAGCATTTATGTTGTTATCGCTTGCTGCAATGATTTTCTTAACTTGGGAATCTGTTGTAAACCACGACTGGGAAGCGGCAGCTAAACAAGGTGAAATCAAAGAACAAGTGGACGTTGAAATTGATGAAACTGCAGAAGGTTACTTAATCTTCACTGGTGAACAAGGTAAGTCTTGTATCGCATGTCACGGAGCTGATATGCAAGGTGGAGGTGCAGCACCTGCTTTAGTAGGTAACGAATTAACTGCTGAAGAAGTTGCAGAAGTAATTAAAAACGGTCGTGGCGCAATGCCAGCTGGTCAATTTGCAGGTACTGATGAAGAGCTTCAAGTATTGGCTGAATTCATCGCTAGTTTAAAAGCTGAAGAATAA
- a CDS encoding DUF1405 domain-containing protein, which produces MKSFFMQSWFLLTHRSFLTLLFFINLFGTIYGYIWYGSQLSRTEPKFLLFVPDSPTASLFFCIAVLGWIFGRHFKLMEALALITLVKYGVWAVVMNLLTLAEIGSIGASGWMLVVSHGLMAVQAILYMAKYRFGIVHLAIASIWTLHNDVIDYVFGQMPTYSVLSEYANQIGYFTFWLSIICIAIAYFVYTNNRNTIRMQS; this is translated from the coding sequence ATGAAGTCATTTTTCATGCAAAGTTGGTTTCTATTAACACATCGTTCTTTTTTAACATTATTATTTTTCATTAACTTGTTTGGCACAATTTACGGGTATATTTGGTATGGCTCTCAATTATCCAGAACAGAACCAAAATTCCTTTTATTTGTTCCAGATAGCCCTACTGCAAGTTTATTTTTCTGTATTGCTGTTCTAGGTTGGATATTTGGAAGACATTTTAAATTAATGGAAGCGTTAGCACTAATCACGCTTGTGAAATATGGGGTATGGGCAGTTGTCATGAATCTCTTAACTTTAGCGGAAATTGGCTCAATTGGTGCTTCAGGATGGATGCTTGTCGTTTCCCATGGATTAATGGCTGTTCAAGCAATACTCTACATGGCAAAATATCGATTTGGCATAGTTCACTTAGCTATTGCATCAATTTGGACATTGCATAATGACGTTATTGACTATGTTTTTGGACAGATGCCAACATATAGTGTGCTAAGTGAATATGCTAATCAAATTGGCTATTTTACTTTTTGGTTATCTATTATTTGCATTGCGATTGCCTATTTTGTTTATACTAATAATCGAAATACAATTCGAATGCAATCTTAG